One Streptomyces lincolnensis genomic region harbors:
- a CDS encoding MarR family winged helix-turn-helix transcriptional regulator, with product MARRPQDLLQLLTRAERLSVRRLQSVLEEFDCSVEAWRVLDLLSDGQGHHMSALADHAFLPAPTLTKLIDQLVDQNLVFRRVDPVDRRRVLAHLTPRGLQRWQLLTREVRSDWAELEPLLAQMDGERLGLLLDRLADALEGGTATGRGGVTTGRAERPVGRAR from the coding sequence ATGGCGAGGCGGCCCCAGGATCTGCTCCAGCTGCTGACACGGGCCGAGCGGCTGTCCGTACGCCGACTTCAGTCCGTCCTTGAGGAGTTCGACTGCTCCGTCGAGGCGTGGCGGGTGCTGGACCTGCTCTCCGACGGCCAGGGACACCACATGTCGGCCCTGGCCGACCACGCCTTCCTGCCGGCGCCGACCCTGACCAAGCTGATCGACCAACTCGTCGACCAGAACCTCGTCTTCCGCCGGGTCGACCCCGTCGACCGGCGCCGCGTCCTGGCCCATCTCACCCCGAGGGGTCTTCAGCGCTGGCAGTTGCTGACCCGCGAAGTGCGCTCCGACTGGGCGGAGTTGGAGCCTCTCCTCGCCCAGATGGACGGGGAGCGGCTGGGTCTGCTGCTGGACCGGCTGGCCGACGCACTGGAGGGCGGGACCGCGACCGGCCGGGGTGGTGTCACAACAGGTCGTGCGGAGCGTCCAGTTGGGCGAGCACGGTGA
- the urtA gene encoding urea ABC transporter substrate-binding protein — MSGLSISRRGLLAGASALGAGAALTACGAKTGSTEASGSGAKADTSGDTVKVGLLNSLSGTMAISEVTVHNALLLAVKEINAAGGVLGKKLKPISQDGASDWPTFAEKAEALITDDKVVATFGCWTSASRKAVKPVFERYKSLLFYPVQYEGLEQSPYIFYIGATTNQQIVPALDYLKKQGLTRLYLVGSDYVFPRTANKIIKAYAKAKGMTVVGEDYAPLGSTEFSTIVNKVKDAGADAVFNTLNGDSNVAFFKEYKSAGLTAKSLPVLSVSIAEEEVKSIGTQYLEGQLTAWNYYETTPGAANTTFVKAYQAAYGKDKPTSDPMEAAYISVYLWKDMVEKAGSFDVAKVKAASGGIELDAPEGRVTVDGATQHVYKTARIGKVGADGLIEEVWNSGKPIKPDPYLKGYSWASGLS, encoded by the coding sequence ATGTCCGGGCTCAGTATCAGCAGACGTGGTCTTCTCGCGGGCGCATCGGCCCTCGGGGCGGGCGCGGCGCTCACCGCGTGCGGCGCCAAGACCGGCAGCACCGAGGCGTCCGGCTCCGGCGCCAAGGCCGACACCTCCGGCGACACCGTCAAGGTCGGCCTGCTGAACTCGCTCTCGGGCACGATGGCCATCAGCGAGGTGACCGTCCACAACGCGCTGCTGCTCGCGGTCAAGGAGATCAACGCCGCCGGCGGCGTCCTGGGTAAGAAGCTCAAGCCGATCAGCCAGGACGGCGCCTCCGACTGGCCGACCTTCGCCGAGAAGGCCGAGGCCCTGATCACCGACGACAAGGTCGTGGCCACCTTCGGCTGCTGGACCTCGGCCAGCCGCAAGGCCGTCAAGCCCGTCTTCGAGCGCTACAAGTCGCTGCTGTTCTACCCGGTGCAGTACGAGGGCCTGGAGCAGTCGCCGTACATCTTCTACATCGGCGCCACCACCAACCAGCAGATCGTGCCCGCCCTGGACTACCTGAAGAAGCAGGGGCTGACGCGGCTGTACCTGGTGGGCAGCGACTACGTCTTCCCGCGCACCGCCAACAAGATCATCAAGGCGTACGCGAAGGCCAAGGGCATGACGGTGGTCGGCGAGGACTACGCGCCGCTGGGCTCCACGGAGTTCAGCACCATCGTCAACAAGGTCAAGGACGCCGGCGCGGACGCCGTGTTCAACACCCTCAACGGCGACAGCAACGTGGCCTTCTTCAAGGAGTACAAGTCCGCCGGGCTCACCGCCAAGAGCCTGCCGGTGCTGTCGGTGTCCATCGCCGAGGAGGAGGTCAAGAGCATCGGAACGCAGTACCTGGAAGGCCAGTTGACCGCCTGGAACTACTACGAGACCACCCCGGGCGCGGCCAACACGACGTTCGTGAAGGCCTACCAGGCCGCCTACGGCAAGGACAAGCCGACCAGCGACCCGATGGAGGCGGCCTACATCTCCGTGTACCTCTGGAAGGACATGGTCGAGAAGGCCGGCTCGTTCGACGTCGCCAAGGTCAAGGCGGCCTCCGGCGGCATCGAACTCGACGCCCCCGAGGGCAGGGTGACCGTCGACGGCGCCACCCAGCACGTCTACAAGACGGCCCGCATCGGCAAGGTCGGCGCGGACGGCCTCATCGAGGAGGTCTGGAACTCGGGCAAGCCGATCAAGCCGGACCCGTACCTGAAGGGCTACTCCTGGGCCTCCGGCCTCTCCTGA
- the urtB gene encoding urea ABC transporter permease subunit UrtB yields MTVVLNQSFTGISIGAVLLLIALGLTLTFGQMGVINMAHGEFIMAGAYTTYVLQKSISGAGLSLLVALPVAFLVAGAMGALLEWLLIRRLYTRPLDTLLVTWGVSLMLQQLARDIFGAPNVQTAAPDLLTENIPVGGAITLANNRLFILGLALLCVLGLTIVLRLTPLGRRIRAVVQNRDLAEVSGIATGRVDRMTFFIGSGLAGVAGVALTLVGPIGPTMGTNYIVDAFLVVVVGGIGQLKGSVITAFVLGVLQSVLEYSTTVSVAKVVVLVAIVAFLQWRPQGLYTLRTRSLA; encoded by the coding sequence ATGACGGTCGTCCTCAACCAGTCGTTCACCGGCATCAGCATCGGTGCCGTCCTTCTGCTCATCGCGCTCGGCCTGACCCTGACCTTCGGGCAGATGGGCGTGATCAACATGGCGCACGGCGAGTTCATCATGGCCGGCGCCTACACCACGTACGTGCTCCAGAAGTCCATCAGCGGCGCCGGCCTGTCCCTGCTGGTCGCCCTGCCCGTGGCCTTCCTGGTGGCCGGAGCCATGGGCGCGCTGCTCGAATGGCTCCTCATCCGGCGCCTGTACACCCGCCCCCTGGACACCCTGCTGGTCACCTGGGGTGTCTCGCTGATGCTCCAGCAGCTCGCCCGTGACATCTTCGGCGCCCCGAACGTGCAGACCGCCGCGCCCGACCTGCTCACCGAGAACATCCCCGTCGGCGGCGCCATCACCCTCGCCAACAACCGGCTGTTCATCCTCGGCCTCGCCCTGCTGTGCGTGCTCGGCCTGACGATCGTCCTGCGGCTGACTCCGCTCGGCCGCCGGATCCGGGCCGTCGTGCAGAACCGCGACCTCGCCGAGGTGTCCGGCATCGCCACCGGCCGCGTCGACCGGATGACGTTCTTCATCGGCTCGGGTCTGGCGGGCGTCGCCGGTGTCGCGCTCACCCTCGTCGGCCCGATCGGCCCGACCATGGGCACCAACTACATCGTCGACGCCTTCCTCGTGGTGGTAGTCGGCGGCATCGGCCAGCTCAAGGGAAGCGTGATCACGGCCTTCGTGCTCGGCGTGCTCCAGTCGGTGCTGGAGTACTCCACGACGGTCAGCGTCGCCAAGGTCGTCGTGCTCGTCGCGATCGTCGCCTTCCTCCAGTGGCGACCCCAGGGACTGTACACACTGCGCACCCGGAGTCTGGCATGA
- the urtC gene encoding urea ABC transporter permease subunit UrtC, with the protein MTTTTTPTTTVSPPPVSPRERFKVPGAFLLGAILLVGVAPLVLSDFRLNLLAKYLCYAIVAVGVSLAWGRGGLLVLGQGVFFGLGGYAMAMHLKLADAAATGQTLPDFMQLYGTGDALPWWWQPFANPLFALAMTVLLPMAVAALLGFLVFRRRVKGAYFAILSQALAAALSIWLIGQQATTGGTNGLTGMQGFFGYDLSDPVNQRMVYFVIAAVLLLLMAAARQLFVSRYGELLVAVRDSEERVRFLGYNPANVKLVAYVVAAGMAGLAGALFVPAVGIISPALIGIVPSIGFVIGAAVGGRASLVGAVLGAIAVAWAQSTLSDAFPAAWTYLQGLLFVLAVGFLPGGLASLGVVLRRRRPRIRTTPTGETA; encoded by the coding sequence ATGACGACTACGACCACCCCGACCACCACCGTCTCCCCGCCGCCGGTGTCCCCACGGGAACGCTTCAAGGTGCCGGGCGCCTTCCTGCTCGGCGCCATCCTGCTCGTCGGTGTCGCCCCGCTCGTCCTCTCGGACTTCCGGCTCAACCTTCTGGCCAAATACCTGTGTTACGCGATCGTGGCCGTCGGCGTGAGCCTCGCCTGGGGCCGCGGCGGACTCCTGGTCCTCGGCCAGGGCGTCTTCTTCGGCCTCGGCGGCTACGCCATGGCCATGCACCTCAAGCTCGCCGACGCCGCCGCCACAGGCCAGACCCTGCCCGACTTCATGCAGCTCTACGGCACCGGCGACGCGCTCCCCTGGTGGTGGCAGCCGTTCGCCAACCCGTTGTTCGCGCTCGCCATGACCGTGCTGCTGCCGATGGCGGTCGCCGCGCTGCTCGGCTTCCTCGTCTTTCGCCGCCGGGTCAAGGGCGCCTACTTCGCCATCCTCAGCCAGGCCCTCGCCGCCGCCCTGTCCATCTGGCTGATCGGCCAACAGGCGACGACCGGAGGCACCAACGGCCTGACCGGCATGCAGGGCTTCTTCGGCTACGACCTGAGCGACCCGGTGAACCAGCGGATGGTGTACTTCGTCATCGCCGCCGTACTGCTCCTGCTGATGGCGGCCGCCCGCCAGCTGTTCGTCAGCCGCTACGGCGAACTCCTCGTCGCCGTACGGGACTCCGAGGAACGGGTGCGCTTCCTCGGCTACAACCCGGCCAACGTCAAGCTCGTGGCCTACGTCGTCGCGGCCGGCATGGCGGGCCTGGCCGGGGCGCTGTTCGTCCCGGCCGTGGGCATCATCTCCCCGGCCCTGATCGGGATCGTGCCGTCCATCGGCTTCGTCATCGGCGCCGCGGTCGGCGGACGGGCCTCGCTGGTGGGCGCGGTCCTCGGCGCGATCGCCGTCGCCTGGGCGCAGAGCACGCTCTCCGACGCCTTCCCCGCCGCGTGGACCTATCTCCAGGGGCTGCTGTTCGTCCTGGCGGTCGGCTTCCTGCCGGGCGGCCTCGCGTCCCTCGGTGTCGTCCTGCGCAGGCGACGCCCCCGCATCCGTACCACCCCGACAGGAGAGACGGCATGA